In the Paenibacillus sp. FSL R7-0337 genome, CGCCAAGAAGCCGGCGGGAATTGCCATCTCGGCCGTGAATTCCAAGCTGCTTACTGCGACGATTAACAAGGCTGTGGAGAGCGGCATTCCAGTGGTGCTGTTTGATTCGGGCGCTGAGGGCAGCAAGGCGTATTCCTTCCTGGGAACGGACAATTATAATGCCGGAACGAAGGCGGCGGATAAGATGGCCGAACTGACCGGAGGCAAGGGCGAGGTCGCCATTATCACCACACCGGATCAGCATAATCATCAGGAGCGGACGGACGGCTTCACGGATACAATCCGCAGCAAGTACCCGCAGATGAAGCTGGTGGCGGTCAAGGATGGGCGGGGAGATCAGGTGGCGTCCAGGGAGGCTGCCGAGCAGCTGCTGGCGCGGTATCCGCAGCTGGCCGGGATTTTTGCCACGGAAAGTAATGGCGGTATCGGGGTTGCGGAAGCCGTGGAAGCTGCTCCAGGCAGCGGACCGGTCCCGCAGATTATCAGCTTCGATACGGATAAAGGCACACTCGATCTGGTGAAAGAAGGCAAGATTGCCGCAACCATGGCCCAGGGCACCTGGAATATGGGGTATTGGTCGCTGACCGAGCTGTTCCATCTGCACCGCGATTTGGAAGCCGATCCTGAAGCTTATGCCAATAACAAGCCCCTGCCTGTCCCCGATTCTGTAGATACCGGAATCGATGTGGTCACACGGCAGAATGTGGACAATTATTATGCCAAATAGGCGGCAGAGGGGGAGCCTGTGATGCGCAAGACCGGCGTGACGATGGAGAAGCTGAAGCTGAATAATATGCCGATCCGCTATAAGCTGATTATTCACTTCCTGCTGATTAGCATCCTGCCTTCCATTGGACTTGGGCTGTTGATTGGCTGGACGGTGGACCGGATCGTAGAGGAGCAGAGCACTGAGAACACGATGCAGCTCATCCGCAAGGTGAATACGGCCATTGAGAGTGACGTAGAGAATTTGCAGAAAATTACATACCTGATCTCATTCGATCCGGGCGTCCAGAAGTTCCTGAAGGGAGAGCCGCCGGTTCCGGCACAGCCAGACCCCGCAGCAGGTAACGGGGAATCGGCGGAATACAATATCCGCAAATTTCTGCAGGGCTTCACCACGCTCAGCTCCGAGATAGCCGGCATTATGCTGGTCAACCGTGAAGGCGGTTTCATCAGCAATGAGATGTATACCCGTTCCGGTACCCGGCTGACGGAGGAGAGCTGGTACAAGCAGGCGGTAGAGAATAAGGGGATCTTCCTGATTGTCGGGCATCCGTATGGCCGTGCGGTCAGGTCCCATGTGGACTATAAGGAGAGCGAGGTAGTCTCTGCTGTTCGGGCCATTGTGAATCCAGAGACGCAGGTGGTGCAGGGCGTGGTGCTGGTGGATCTGAAGCTGCGGGTGATCGCGGAGACGGCCAGAGATGTCACGCTCGGCAAAACCGGATATCTGACGGTGGTGGATAATCGCGGAGAGATGATTTATGCGCCGCAGCACCCTTTAATGCGTACCATCCCGGCAGGTTTGTTCACCGAGTCCTCGGGCATTACCTCGGAGACCGTAGACGGCCGCAAGCTTCAGCTGATCTACCGGACCTCGCCGTTTACCGGCTGGACCACGATGGGCGTGTTCCCGATGGATGAGTCGGCTTATGGAATCCGCGAGATTACGTTCAATGTTGTCACCTTTGTATTTGTGGTCTGTATGCTGGGCATGACCGCCTCATTCTATCTGGCCTATTCGATCTCCCGTCCTATCGGCCAACTGGCCTCCTTCATGAGCAAGGCACAGTCCGGCGATCTGACGATCCGCTACTGGGGCAGCCGTTCCGATGAGATCGGGCTGCTCGGCCGCAGCTTCAATACGATGCTGGCCCAGATTGGCCGGCTGTTATCTCTGACCGAGCTTCAGGCGCGGCAAAAGCGTGAGGCGGAGCTGCGCAGTCTTCAGGCGCATATCAAGCCGCATTTTCTGTACAATACGCTGGATACGATTCACTGGATGGCCCGCAGCAAGGGGGCGGAGGATATCGCCGAGGTGGTCCAGTCCCTCTCCAGGCTGTTCCGGCTGGGCTTAAGCAAAGGGAGCGATATCATACCGCTCTCCGATGAACTGGAGCATATCGTCAGCTATCTGAAAATTCAGCATGTCCGTTACAGCACCAAGCTGACCTATTCC is a window encoding:
- a CDS encoding substrate-binding domain-containing protein, which produces MKKLWLVYVLLIGIFVLYVLNYKQQGNTADPWETTGLRGNIEDKYVMVTFQIGIDYWKSVLKGFEDAAEELNVSVEYHGSTQHNANEQMTVLEQTIAKKPAGIAISAVNSKLLTATINKAVESGIPVVLFDSGAEGSKAYSFLGTDNYNAGTKAADKMAELTGGKGEVAIITTPDQHNHQERTDGFTDTIRSKYPQMKLVAVKDGRGDQVASREAAEQLLARYPQLAGIFATESNGGIGVAEAVEAAPGSGPVPQIISFDTDKGTLDLVKEGKIAATMAQGTWNMGYWSLTELFHLHRDLEADPEAYANNKPLPVPDSVDTGIDVVTRQNVDNYYAK
- a CDS encoding sensor histidine kinase translates to MRKTGVTMEKLKLNNMPIRYKLIIHFLLISILPSIGLGLLIGWTVDRIVEEQSTENTMQLIRKVNTAIESDVENLQKITYLISFDPGVQKFLKGEPPVPAQPDPAAGNGESAEYNIRKFLQGFTTLSSEIAGIMLVNREGGFISNEMYTRSGTRLTEESWYKQAVENKGIFLIVGHPYGRAVRSHVDYKESEVVSAVRAIVNPETQVVQGVVLVDLKLRVIAETARDVTLGKTGYLTVVDNRGEMIYAPQHPLMRTIPAGLFTESSGITSETVDGRKLQLIYRTSPFTGWTTMGVFPMDESAYGIREITFNVVTFVFVVCMLGMTASFYLAYSISRPIGQLASFMSKAQSGDLTIRYWGSRSDEIGLLGRSFNTMLAQIGRLLSLTELQARQKREAELRSLQAHIKPHFLYNTLDTIHWMARSKGAEDIAEVVQSLSRLFRLGLSKGSDIIPLSDELEHIVSYLKIQHVRYSTKLTYSIEVEPHLQELYVLKLLLQPMVENAIYHGIKERRGPGLLSIAVVERDNDLYLTVRDDGAGMSADKLKELRRRLEAVGTEELERTETDMAGTGSAGSGYGILNVQARIRLTYGEPYGIQIESGPGQGTLVTVRHPIVRESYPEKY